Proteins from a genomic interval of Chanos chanos chromosome 3, fChaCha1.1, whole genome shotgun sequence:
- the LOC115806651 gene encoding trypsin: MNLPALLQCILLELLTVNCQQLLMQGRIVGGYAPAPHSIKYIVSIQSTTGQHFCGGTLINKYWVLTAAHCNIGAERTMIVAGDYSLSMYEGTEQFLRPHLLIPHPKYNSTTNNADIMLIKLKAPAFLNSYVSIAPLPRQGSSVAEGRVCRVSGWGYTSSSGGQIPSTLHTVKLPIVSTSKCNSTDSFNGNITANMICAGYSTGGKDACRGDSGGPLVCEGRVYGVVSWGNGCADAKYPGVYTSVSKFRKWIDNTIYSFYGRCLTN; encoded by the exons ATGAATCTACCTGCACTTTTACAGTGTATACTCCTGGAGCTCCTAACTGTTAACT GTCAGCAGCTGTTGATGCAGGGACGCATTGTGGGAGGGTACGCACCAGCTCCACATTCCATCAAATACATCGTGTCCATCCAGAGCACAACAGGCCAGCATTTCTGTGGGGGAACCCTCATCAATAAATACTGGGTCCTGACAGCAGCTCACTGTAATATAGG GGCTGAGCGTACGATGATAGTGGCAGGGGATTATTCTCTCAGTATGTATGAAGGTACTGAGCAATTTCTCAGGCCCCATCTCCTCATACCCCACCCAAAGTacaacagcaccacaaacaACGCAGATATCATGCTCATTAAG CTGAAAGCCCCAGCGTTCTTGAACAGCTACGTGTCCATCGCTCCACTGCCACGTCAGGGCTCGTCTGTGGCAGAGGGCCGTGTGTGCAGGGTGTCCGGCTGGGGTTACACGAGCTCCAGCGGGGGCCAGATCCCCTCCACGCTCCACACTGTCAAACTTCCCATAGTCTCCACATCCAAATGCAACAGCACTGACTCTTTCAATGGAAATATCACTGCCAACATGATTTGTGCAGGGTACAGCACTGGAGGAAAGGATGCCTGCAGG GGAGATTCTGGAGGACCATTGGTGTGTGAGGGGCGTGTTTATGGTGTGGTGTCATGGGGTAACGGCTGTGCGGATGCGAAATATCCTGGAGTTTACACGTCTGTGTCAAAGTTTCGCAAGTGGATAGACAACACCATATACAGCTTCTACGGCAGATGCCTTACAAATTAG
- the LOC115807909 gene encoding trypsin yields MGRIFRDTVLFFLAVTIRDTLSQRIIGGQEVMPYSIKYQTSIQYNGRHYCGGTLISPQWVVSAAHCWRPSSLIKVVLSEHSLETEEGFEQVLNVSRIYVHFNYNYRTFNNDIMLMKLSEPAQMNANVQPATLPDENSDELPGGTTCTVSGWGVTRIYSYYLSPVLRAVDVDIIPYCHYYYSWRITDNMVCAGSRFGGKDSCQGDSGGPLICNGKFEGIVSWGISCANPYFPGVYTKVRNYIRWINWIINNDTN; encoded by the exons ATGGGTCGAATCTTTCGGGACACAGTGCTATTCTTCTTGGCTGTAACCATCAGAG ACACGCTTTCGCAAAGGATCATCGGAGGACAGGAAGTTATGCCGTACTCCATCAAGTACCAGACTTCTATTCAGTACAATGGTAGACACTACTGTGGAGGAACACTCATCAGTCCTCAGTGGGTGGTATCTGCTGCCCATTGCTGGCGGCC GAGCTCACTCATCAAAGTGGTTCTGAGTGAACACAGCCTTGAGACAGAGGAGGGCTTTGAGCAGGTGCTAAATGTGTCCAGAATCTACGTCCACTTCAATTACAATTACAGAACATTCAACAATGACATCATGCTCATGAAG CTAAGCGAGCCAGCCCAGATGAACGCTAATGTTCAGCCTGCTACGCTGCCCGACGAGAATTCGGATGAACTTCCCGGGGGCACCACATGCACAGTGAGTGGTTGGGGGGTCACCCGCATCTACAGCTACTACCTGTCACCAGTGCTGAGGGCTGTGGACGTGGACATCATCCCATACTGTCACTATTACTACTCCTGGAGGATCACAGACAACATGGTCTGTGCTGGCTCACGATTTGGTGGCAAAGACTCCTGCCAG GGTGATTCAGGTGGTCCCCTGATCTGCAATGGCAAATTTGAAGGCATTGTGTCATGGGGAATCAGCTGTGCCAACCCATACTTCCCGGGTGTGTACACAAAAGTGAGAAATTACATCAGATGGATCAACTGGATCATCAACAATGACACCAACTGA
- the LOC115808223 gene encoding cytidine deaminase-like yields the protein MDDTGRQELIRRAHLAKESAYCPYSKFRVGAAVVTHDGKIYTGCNVENASYGLSICAERTAISKAVSDGYKQFKAIAIASDLKDCHISPCGACRQFMREFGLHWEVYLTKLNGDHQQMTVENLLPLSFEPDNLGGMN from the exons ATGGATGACACTGGAAGACAAGAACTCATTCGGAGAGCCCACCTGGCTAAAGAGTCTGCCTACTGTCCATACAGCAAGTTTCGAGTAGGAGCAGCCGTTGTAACTCATGATGGAAAGATTTATACAG GGTGTAATGTAGAAAACGCAAGTTACGGCCTTTCAATCTGTGCTGAAAGGACTGCTATATCAAAGGCTGTATCTGATGGGTACAAACAATTCAAAGCCATTGCTATTGCAAG TGACCTGAAGGATTGTCACATTTCTCCATGTGGAGCTTGTCGGCAGTTTATGAGAGAG TTTGGTTTGCACTGGGAGGTTTACCTAACTAAGCTGAATGGGGACCATCAACAGATGACAGTGGAGAACCTTCTTCCACTCTCCTTTGAGCCAGACAATTTAGGGGGAATGAACTAG